The genomic region TTTCTCTCGACCTCGTCAGCATGTGCATACATctctgcatcatcatcatccatgtcaacatcaccatcaccatcactaTCACCATCATGTTCGCTATATATTTCCTTTGTAATATCGAgaatttcatcatcatcaccatcatctctCTCCGACTCCttatcaccaccatcatccgtCTCCGACTCCttatcaccaccatcatccgtCTCCGACTCCttatcaccaccatcatccgtCTCCGACTCCttatcaccaccatcatccgtCTCCGACTCCttatcaccaccatcatccgtCTCCGACTCCttatcaccaccatcatccgtCTCCGACTCCttatcaccaccatcatccgtCTCCGACTCCttatcaccaccatcatccgtCTCCGACTCCttatcaccaccatcatccgtCTCCGACTCCttatcaccaccatcatccgtCTCCGACTCCttatcaccaccatcatccgtCTCCGACTCCttatcaccaccatcatccgtCTCCGACTCCttatcaccaccatcatccgtCTCCGACTCCttatcaccaccatcatccgtCTCCGACTCCttatcaccaccatcatccgtCTCCGACTCCttatcaccaccatcatccgtCTCCGACTCCttatcaccaccatcatccgtCTCCGACTCCttatcaccaccatcatccgtCTCCGACTCCttatcaccaccatcatccgtCTCCGACTCCttatcaccaccatcatccgtCTCCGACTCCttatcaccaccatcatccgtCTCCGACTCCttatcaccaccatcatccgtCTCCGACTCCttatcaccaccatcatccgtCTCCGACTCCTTATCACCACCATCCTGGGCAACCACTGCCTGCACCACTCACATTTTCTCGGAAATGGTTCCTCAAGCTTGGAATTGCCTCAAAGGCCAACAACTACGAACACACAACAAAAAGACATTAACATCAATTAAACAATAACACAACTAAGTAGAAGAGAGCTTAAGAATACCTCCAAAGGGATAGGAAAGCTTGTAAAAACCCAACTCGTCGGCGTAACCCCGTTGCATTTCTCCAAGAAGCTAAAGACATCCTTCAAGTTATGTTCGAATGCATACCGCCCCCAAGGGAACGTTACACACGCATCTAGGTCATCAACAACAGTCATGAAGAAATTGTCCACAGGTGATGCTCCCTCACCCCTCTTTCGGCCTCCGACGAGGATGCTGGCTAAGAAGTACAGAGCGGCCATCTTCTTACGATCCTCAGATGGCTTTGATTTCATTGCCAACATCTTCTCCTCCAGGGCAGCGTATGGTACCCTTTTCCCTCCAAAATACTTGTTCATGAATGTTGTACCACCCAACCTCTCATGGTTGGGGGATACTCATGGCAGTATAGTCAAGAAATGAGTCCAAATTCTCTGAGAGAGTATCAGATTGGGACACCATTAACGACAAACCATAACTCATACTTCTTCGCAACACAAGTTGATCGCAAAACGAGAACCCACATTCCCATCTACTTCTGCTTTCGGTTTTTAATATGGAATAAATGTTGGAACTGTGGGTGCTCTATGAACCATTCCACCTCCTTCTCTTTCAGGATTGTTTGTATATTACTTATCGCCGTGTCAATGTAACATTTTCCTGAAAGCTTTAAAGACTTTTGATACTGGCTTGAAGGAAAGTGCAACTTCAGCGGTTGCATgccttcttcttcgtcatctacAAACTGCACTCAAGTGAAAACCGGATCACGTACGACATCTTACAACAATCAACATATAGTTTCACAGACTTGGACTTAGTTCAGCAATCACTCacttgaagttttttttggtttcacaAAGTTCGTACATCTAGATTGTTGCAGTTTAACCATTACAAGTTTCACTTTGTTTCTCAAAATTACACTAACTTTAAATTCCACTTAGTTTTCCACACTTATCTAATCTTTCAAATCATCTACTCGAAAAGTTTTCAATTTGAATACTTACCGCTGCATGCGACTCAGTTTCATGTTGTCGTACCAATTGGATCGCCCTTTCATCAGCTTCTTCGTCGTTTTTCCGGGGCTCCATTTCCTCTTCCCCTTCTTTGGgctcattctcttcttctctggcTTCCTTCAATTTTTCTCCTTCGTCTCCGGcttccttctctttttctccttccaTCTCGGGGACTATGGTCGGTTCCCGGGGCGACAGATTTGTCAATGGTCCTTGGGTTTGCTTCATCTCCAGAGAATGTAACCATAGCCGTGTCATCTCCTCCTACACTACTCGAGCCGTCTTCTTTTGCCTTCGGATCGTCTCGATTCAACATGATTTGGGTCTTGATTGTCGATTGAGGATTCGCGATTGAGTAGGGTTTTCAGACGAGAGACAGTGAACTCTGTAAtttgattttaagattattaCTTTACTTTTCAACCTCAATTTTCAACCAATAAGGGGGAGAGAGATTCGAGGGCAAACGTATTCGAGAGAGGGGAATTCAATTTCTGGAAGTCGGTATCCGAATGTTTTGGGTCGGTTCTCGATAGTCCATAGGGAAAGTTGTAATTATCTAAGTTTCTCTTGGTTTCGTTGTCTTTTACTAAATTTtcgtatttaaataaaaatatatttatttccaaaTCTGGTCTGTTTCGGGCAGGAGTATCCCAGCTCTTTTTTTTTCGGGCAGGAGTACCTGAGCGTTTGATTCATTTTTTGCTGAGTTTCAGTCTAATACAtatctcttttttattatttgaggaacATTATTAACAATTAACCTTATCTCTATGTGTGATTAACCAAAATGCCATTACTTATGTGTCATCATGAGAATCATTCTCACAACCTTTATTAAATAATCCTTCCTTGCCTAGACTAATTACATGTAAtgccattatttattatttggatcCTTTCATACAATATACAATATGATTCTTTATTGCATTACTAAAAACCAATTGatagttgtaaataatatatgaattgtgATTACATTACTAAAATTATGGTGTACACTGACGGTTATTAACAATACACTTAGACAACTACGAAGGTTGTCTTTCCCAAATGTGGTGTGGCATAATATTAGTGTATTTTTCGATGTGTATACTgcattattttacaaattcgTAGTATAATATTAGTGGATTCTTCgatatatatgttgtattattttatagaagttAGCATACATTTAGTGTATTTGTCTTAGCTATTATATCATGGCTATATAACAAATTTCGATAGCTAAGAcaaaaatccatatttttataatatattgttaataatcATNNNNNNNNNNNNNNNNNNNNNNNNNNNNNNNNNNNNNNNNNNNNNNNNNNNNNNNNNNNNNNNNNNNNNNNNNNNNNNNNNNNNNNNNNNNNNNNNNNNNNNNNNNNNNNNNNNNNNNNNNNNNNNNNNNNNNNNNNNNNNNNNNNNNNNNNNNNNNNNNNNNNNNNNNNNNNNNNNNNNNNNNNNNNNNNNNNNNNNNNNNNNNNNNNNNNNNNNNNNNNNNNNNNNNNNNNNNNNNNNNNNNNNNNNNNNNNNNNNNNNNNNNNNNNNNNNNNNNNNNNNNNNNNNNNNNNNNNNNNNNNNNNNNNNNNNNNNNNNNNNNNNNNNNNNNNNNNNNNNNNNNNNNNNNNNNNNNNNNNNNNNNNNNNNNNNNNNNNNNNNNNNNNNNNNNNNNNNNNNNNNNNNNNNNNNNNNNNNNNNNNNNNNNNNNNNNNNNNNNNNNNNNNNNNNNNNNNNNNNNNNNNNNNNNNNNNNNNNNNNNNNNNNNNNNNNNNNNNNNNNNNNNNNNNNNNNNNNNNNNNNNNNNNNNNNNNNNNNNNNNNNNNNNNNNNNNNNNNNNNNNNNNNNNNNNNNNNNNNNNNNNNNNNNNNNNNNNNNNNNNNNNNNNNNNNNNNNNNNNNNNNNNNNNNNNNNNNNNNNNNNNNNNNNNNNNNNNNNNNNNNNNNNNNNNNNNNNNNNNNNNNNNNNNNNNNNNNNNNNNNNNNNNNNNNNNNNNNNNNNNNNNNNNNNNNNNNNNNNNNNNNNNNNNNNNNNNNNNNNNNNNNNNNNNNNNNNNNNNNNNNNNNNNNNNNNNNNNNNNNNNNNNNNNNNNNNNNNNNNNNNNNNNNNNNNNNNNNNNNNNNNNNNNNNNNNNNNNNNNNNNNNNNNNNNNNNNNNNNNNNNNNNNNNNNNNNNNNNNNNNNNNNNNNNNNNNNNNNNNNNNNNNNNNNNNNNNNNNNNNNNaaaaaaaaataacatccattcggtatattcggtattaccaaattcaaaacattttttctatttcggttcggttttgccgGATTGAACTCCTAAATCTAAACCATGTATAATATCTCACTATTGCTTTAACCTATTCAATAtctattgattaaatttataatttttttttagtctaCTCACCCCGCGCAGGGCGCGGGTCATCACCTAGTATATTATTATACACAACAATAATGCAAACACATAATAAAGTTGATAAAAGAAGACAATAGTGTAGGATGCATCATgtcaataaaatcaaaatataatgcataccaagagatgtcaaatgggcgggTTTGGCGGGTTTTGGTGTGTCCGAATGGGATTTATTTTTTGCTGGACATTTTTGGTCGAAGCCCAAATAGAAccattgatatcttgcatattcacattgttttatccatttattcatgtgcattttcatcatatagattaggatttagccatgtctaggttgcattttgcatacatatgtctctattaggtattggagtaccacatggagttttTGGAGACTTTTGGGTACATTTGGAGCTCAAGAAATGGGCGGGTTTGGCGGGTTTGGGTGTGTCCAAATGGGATTTATTTTTTGCTGGACATTTTTGGTCGAAGCCCAAATAGAACCATGTCCAAATGAGACCATAACCAAATAGGACCATGAATTGTTGGGTTATCCATGGACAGCCCATATGCCCACTTAATGTaaacaacatatttatttattttttatctattttttt from Brassica oleracea var. oleracea cultivar TO1000 unplaced genomic scaffold, BOL UnpScaffold00948, whole genome shotgun sequence harbors:
- the LOC106320516 gene encoding uncharacterized protein DDB_G0290685-like — protein: MEGEKEKEAGDEGEKLKEAREEENEPKEGEEEMEPRKNDEEADERAIQLVRQHETESHAAFVDDEEEGMQPLKLHFPSSQYQKSLKLSGKCYIDTAISNIQTILKEKEVEWVPYAALEEKMLAMKSKPSEDRKKMAALYFLASILVGGRKRGEGASPVDNFFMTVVDDLDACVTFPWGRYAFEHNLKDVFSFLEKCNGVTPTSWVFTSFPIPLELLAFEAVVAQDGGDKESETDDGGDKESETDDGGDKESETDDGGDKESETDDGGDKESETDDGGDKESETDDGGDKESETDDGGDKESETDDGGDKESETDDGGDKESETDDGGDKESETDDGGDKESETDDGGDKESETDDGGDKESETDDGGDKESETDDGGDKESETDDGGDKESETDDGGDKESETDDGGDKESETDDGGDKESETDDGGDKESETDDGGDKESETDDGGDKESETDDGGDKESERDDGDDDEILDITKEIYSEHDGDSDGDGDVDMDDDDAEMYAHADEVERNLEDKAETEKARTAKGCENVRSPINTRSMAAEEAAEKRTRGPKKQKKQKKQKTKKVGKKAAAEKEAAKKAPTKKASAEEDAA